In Hyphomicrobiales bacterium, a single window of DNA contains:
- a CDS encoding zinc-binding dehydrogenase — MKALIFETPNKPVIADVPMPSIKDTEVMVKTRTVGICHSDYELLAGRYIIPISYPVTPGHEWCGEIVEVGKAVKNFKVGDRVVGECVVRTPERLHHFGFSMDGADREYFNVNPDWLHKLPEAVDDMRGSLIEPFTCGFYAVLRSGGTNASETVVVSGGGTIGLVTAAAALGMGARVIVADPIPRRREIAQKLGAEAIDPTDRGSEQVMAMTGGKGADLVVECAGHDASIASVFDYACQDGRISMVGINIGRKIASNMGLMQLKNLTIRGCIGSPGVWPAAIRFLEKTGIDLSPIQTHKFSLTDAVKGFELGQDPKACIKITLTTGAKH, encoded by the coding sequence ATGAAAGCGCTGATTTTCGAAACACCGAACAAGCCTGTGATTGCGGATGTGCCCATGCCGTCGATCAAGGACACGGAGGTGATGGTCAAGACTCGCACGGTCGGCATTTGCCACTCCGACTATGAACTGCTGGCGGGCCGGTACATCATCCCGATCTCCTATCCCGTGACGCCGGGTCACGAATGGTGCGGCGAGATTGTCGAGGTTGGCAAGGCGGTGAAGAACTTCAAGGTGGGTGACCGCGTGGTGGGCGAATGCGTGGTGCGCACGCCGGAACGCCTGCACCACTTCGGCTTCTCCATGGATGGTGCCGACCGCGAATACTTCAATGTCAATCCAGACTGGTTGCACAAGTTGCCGGAAGCCGTGGATGACATGCGGGGCTCCCTGATCGAGCCCTTCACCTGCGGTTTCTACGCGGTGCTGCGTTCGGGCGGCACCAACGCGTCGGAAACCGTCGTTGTCTCGGGTGGCGGAACGATCGGCCTCGTCACCGCTGCTGCCGCCCTCGGCATGGGTGCGCGCGTTATCGTCGCCGATCCCATTCCACGCCGCCGCGAGATTGCCCAGAAGCTGGGAGCCGAAGCCATCGATCCTACCGACCGGGGTTCCGAGCAGGTCATGGCAATGACGGGCGGGAAAGGGGCCGATCTGGTGGTCGAATGCGCAGGCCACGACGCCTCCATCGCCTCGGTGTTCGACTATGCTTGCCAGGACGGCCGTATCTCCATGGTGGGCATCAACATTGGCCGCAAGATCGCCTCGAACATGGGTCTGATGCAGCTCAAGAACCTGACGATTCGTGGCTGCATCGGTTCGCCGGGCGTATGGCCTGCTGCCATCCGCTTCCTCGAGAAGACCGGCATCGATCTGTCGCCCATCCAGACCCACAAGTTCTCCCTCACCGACGCAGTGAAAGGCTTTGAACTGGGCCAGGATCCCAAGGCCTGCATCAAGATCACACTCACCACGGGAGCCAAGCACTGA
- a CDS encoding 2,3-butanediol dehydrogenase: protein MKAVRFHAAKDIRVEDVSAPSKKLGPNDVLVKPLVTGICGTDLHEYIAGPIVTPQTPHVYTGATNPQILGHEFSAIVADKGSAAAHVKVGDRVSIQPLISPRDDYYGRRGLYHLSEKMGCVGLSWAWGGMSEYAVVNDYNVAVLPNGVSDIQGAMIEPAAVAVYAADRGGVQAGSTVLVSGVGPIGALTLLAVKAAGAGQIFVSEPNAFRRKMAKELVPSAIVIDPMTENVSGVIRSMTEEGVGVDVAIECVGLEASLNTCAASVRRQGKVVQTGLHMKPAAIDAMLWALKDITVEATWCYPVQCWPRIIRMVEAGIFPIEKIVTANIASDHVVNQGFDALLDKSVNHMKILVTV, encoded by the coding sequence ATGAAGGCCGTGCGGTTTCACGCTGCAAAAGATATTCGTGTCGAAGATGTGTCGGCACCGTCAAAGAAGCTCGGCCCCAACGACGTGCTCGTCAAGCCTTTGGTGACCGGCATTTGCGGCACCGATCTCCATGAATATATTGCAGGTCCCATTGTCACGCCGCAGACGCCGCATGTCTACACCGGCGCCACCAACCCGCAGATCCTCGGCCACGAGTTCAGTGCTATCGTCGCAGACAAGGGATCTGCCGCAGCGCACGTTAAGGTGGGCGACCGCGTCTCCATCCAACCTTTGATTTCTCCGCGTGACGATTACTACGGCCGGCGTGGCCTCTATCATCTCAGCGAGAAGATGGGATGTGTCGGACTGAGTTGGGCCTGGGGCGGCATGAGTGAATACGCCGTCGTCAACGACTATAACGTTGCTGTGCTGCCCAATGGCGTGAGCGATATCCAGGGCGCGATGATCGAGCCTGCAGCTGTTGCCGTCTATGCTGCGGATCGCGGCGGCGTGCAGGCTGGCTCGACGGTGCTCGTCTCCGGCGTCGGTCCCATCGGTGCGCTGACCCTGCTCGCCGTTAAGGCCGCAGGTGCGGGCCAGATCTTCGTCTCCGAACCCAATGCCTTCCGCCGCAAGATGGCGAAGGAACTCGTTCCATCCGCCATCGTCATCGATCCGATGACGGAGAATGTGTCGGGAGTCATCCGCTCGATGACCGAGGAAGGTGTGGGCGTCGATGTCGCCATCGAATGCGTCGGCCTCGAAGCGAGCCTCAACACCTGTGCCGCCTCCGTGCGCCGCCAGGGCAAGGTGGTGCAGACAGGCCTTCATATGAAGCCCGCCGCAATTGACGCCATGCTCTGGGCGTTGAAGGACATCACCGTCGAGGCGACGTGGTGTTATCCCGTGCAATGCTGGCCGCGGATCATCCGCATGGTTGAGGCAGGCATTTTCCCGATCGAGAAGATCGTCACCGCCAATATTGCATCCGACCATGTCGTGAATCAGGGCTTCGATGCTCTGCTCGACAAATCGGTCAACCACATGAAGATCCTGGTGACAGTGTGA
- a CDS encoding ATP-binding cassette domain-containing protein gives MAASKSKTQDAGTEPQGRPTIRLANISKGFSGVLALRDVSVEFHPGEVHAILGENGAGKSTLMNIISGTLQPTLGEIWFEGQRIPEMTPEVSANLGIAISFQHPAILEDLSVYENLRVALPDSAFAGRPPQQIAKDMLNAVGLHVPLRLRVESLTIAQKHLLELAKALALKPKLLILDEPTASLDQEATDMLFGRVREVVKSGTSVIYITHRLAELRQIAHRVTVLRDGRWRGSSLVKDITDEELLALIVGRTLGSTFPPKAAAATKEISFAVSGLTSRGFRDISFDVPKGQILGIAGVAGNGQSHLMRSLAGLVPSEGTASIRGQTVRNSELIGKAAYMPSDRHAEGLASGLTVRENAAFGALEKFASGGLVNRKKELQYVKSTFESLAVKAPSIEAPILSLSGGNQQKIVMSRALLSEPALIVADEPTQGVDVGARAEIYRILRDVSNAGTAVIVNSSDAAELEGLCDKVVVMSRGRAVATLTGSDVTEEKIVAAAVGAVSHVGDSAFGSTSSTAMKGLRHFLQTDNAPAVALATVTVLLALFVNYQNTNFLSVFNVYNILLLATALGFISLGQTVALLMGGIDLSVGPLAGFLVVVASFFINDDKSAAVMAFGFALMFLGALAVGTINGLLIRFANFTPIAATLAMYIAIQGASFLLRNAPDGYISYPVTDWINWQIGPLPMAFVALVLVAVALEYALRKHRAGWRLRAIGSDEESARRMGLRIDRTFIAGYVTCSLLTALGAIMLMTQIGVGDPRQGINYTLSSITAVVLGGTALSGGRGSFIGTVLGAVLLTEVLSAVTFLGLTQTYQYFFQGALIVVAALVYSAVRRRGSSDA, from the coding sequence GTGGCGGCAAGCAAGTCGAAAACCCAGGACGCGGGCACGGAGCCTCAAGGCAGGCCGACCATCCGGCTGGCCAACATCTCCAAGGGCTTTTCCGGCGTTCTGGCTCTGCGGGACGTCTCCGTCGAATTCCACCCGGGCGAGGTCCATGCCATTCTGGGCGAGAACGGCGCGGGCAAATCCACCCTGATGAACATCATTTCGGGCACGCTTCAGCCCACCCTCGGCGAGATATGGTTCGAGGGACAGCGCATCCCCGAAATGACGCCGGAAGTCTCCGCCAACCTTGGCATCGCCATCTCCTTCCAGCATCCGGCCATCCTCGAAGACCTCAGCGTCTACGAGAACCTCCGCGTGGCGCTTCCCGACTCCGCCTTTGCTGGCCGCCCGCCGCAACAGATTGCAAAGGACATGCTCAATGCCGTGGGCTTGCATGTGCCGCTCCGCCTCAGGGTCGAGTCTCTCACCATCGCCCAGAAGCATCTGCTCGAACTGGCAAAAGCGCTGGCGCTCAAGCCCAAGCTGCTGATTCTCGACGAACCGACCGCGTCCCTCGACCAGGAAGCAACCGATATGCTCTTCGGCCGCGTACGCGAAGTGGTGAAGTCGGGCACCTCTGTTATCTACATCACCCACCGGCTCGCTGAACTGAGGCAGATCGCCCACCGCGTCACGGTCCTGCGCGACGGCCGCTGGCGCGGCTCATCCTTGGTTAAGGACATAACCGACGAGGAACTACTGGCCCTCATCGTGGGCCGCACACTGGGTTCCACCTTTCCGCCCAAAGCTGCGGCGGCTACCAAGGAGATCAGCTTTGCCGTCTCGGGTCTCACGAGCCGCGGCTTCCGCGACATTTCCTTCGACGTGCCGAAAGGGCAGATTCTCGGCATTGCCGGTGTTGCTGGCAATGGCCAGTCGCACCTCATGCGGTCCCTCGCGGGGCTCGTGCCGTCCGAAGGAACGGCCAGCATCCGGGGCCAAACCGTCCGCAATAGCGAACTCATCGGCAAGGCTGCCTACATGCCCTCGGACCGCCATGCCGAGGGCCTCGCCAGCGGACTGACCGTCCGTGAGAACGCCGCCTTTGGTGCGCTTGAGAAGTTTGCCTCGGGCGGTCTCGTGAACCGCAAGAAGGAACTGCAATACGTCAAGAGCACGTTCGAGTCGCTCGCCGTGAAGGCCCCCAGTATCGAGGCGCCGATCCTGTCTCTCTCGGGCGGCAACCAGCAGAAGATCGTGATGTCGCGTGCTCTGCTCTCGGAACCCGCCCTGATCGTGGCGGATGAACCGACCCAGGGCGTGGACGTGGGAGCTCGCGCGGAAATCTACCGCATCCTGCGCGATGTTTCGAACGCCGGCACCGCTGTGATCGTTAACTCCTCCGATGCTGCCGAACTGGAAGGACTGTGCGACAAGGTTGTCGTAATGTCGCGCGGCCGCGCTGTCGCCACACTGACGGGTTCGGATGTCACCGAGGAGAAAATCGTCGCCGCGGCCGTAGGCGCGGTGTCACATGTGGGCGACAGTGCATTTGGTTCCACCAGCAGCACCGCCATGAAAGGCCTCCGACATTTCCTGCAGACAGACAATGCGCCAGCCGTGGCATTGGCGACCGTCACGGTTCTTCTCGCGCTGTTCGTGAACTACCAGAACACCAACTTCCTCTCGGTCTTCAACGTCTACAACATCCTGCTGCTGGCAACCGCCCTCGGCTTCATCTCGCTCGGGCAAACCGTGGCGTTGCTCATGGGAGGAATCGATCTGTCAGTGGGGCCCCTCGCGGGGTTCCTCGTGGTGGTGGCATCTTTCTTCATCAATGACGACAAGTCGGCGGCGGTGATGGCCTTCGGATTTGCGCTGATGTTTCTGGGCGCGCTTGCCGTTGGAACGATCAACGGTCTTCTCATTCGCTTTGCCAATTTCACGCCAATTGCGGCCACCCTCGCCATGTATATCGCCATACAGGGTGCGAGCTTCCTGCTGCGCAATGCACCCGATGGCTACATCAGCTATCCGGTCACAGACTGGATCAATTGGCAGATCGGTCCGTTGCCCATGGCATTCGTGGCACTGGTGCTAGTCGCCGTTGCGCTTGAATATGCGCTCCGCAAGCACAGAGCAGGGTGGCGGCTCCGCGCCATCGGCTCCGACGAAGAATCGGCGCGCCGCATGGGCCTGCGCATCGACCGCACATTCATCGCCGGCTATGTGACATGTTCGCTGCTCACCGCCTTGGGCGCGATCATGCTGATGACCCAGATCGGGGTTGGCGACCCGCGTCAGGGCATCAACTACACGCTTTCAAGCATCACCGCCGTGGTGCTGGGCGGAACCGCACTCTCGGGCGGCCGCGGCAGCTTTATCGGCACGGTGCTGGGCGCGGTCCTGCTGACCGAAGTGCTGAGTGCGGTAACATTCCTGGGCCTTACTCAGACTTATCAGTACTTCTTCCAAGGCGCGCTCATCGTGGTGGCGGCGCTGGTCTATTCCGCCGTGCGCCGCCGCGGCAGTTCCGACGCCTGA
- a CDS encoding glucose 1-dehydrogenase, producing the protein MRLKDRVIMVTGGAQGLGEGIAQRLAAEGGAIVIADMNGEKAEAVASDLKKQGHKALAVQADVAERSQVQAAIGKAVNTFGKLDVMFNNAGFNKPLPFMDVDEKNFNGIMRVNAWGVMVCTQEAARQMMAQGHGGKIVNTASIAGRQGYAEFAPYCASKASVISLTQASAREFAKHKITVNAFAPGVVVTPLWDGLEQDMIEKGVIKAKGEFIESFSSSILLGFPSKPVDLAGIAAFLASADSDYITGQVIMSDGGMILV; encoded by the coding sequence ATGCGATTGAAAGACCGAGTGATCATGGTCACAGGTGGGGCGCAGGGCCTCGGCGAAGGCATCGCCCAGCGGCTTGCGGCCGAGGGCGGCGCCATCGTCATTGCCGACATGAACGGCGAGAAGGCGGAAGCCGTGGCCAGCGACCTGAAAAAGCAAGGACACAAGGCCCTGGCAGTGCAGGCCGATGTCGCCGAACGCAGCCAGGTTCAGGCGGCGATCGGGAAGGCCGTGAACACCTTCGGCAAGCTTGACGTGATGTTCAACAATGCAGGCTTCAACAAACCTCTGCCTTTCATGGATGTGGACGAAAAAAACTTCAACGGCATAATGCGGGTGAACGCCTGGGGCGTAATGGTTTGCACTCAGGAAGCTGCCCGTCAGATGATGGCGCAGGGGCATGGGGGCAAAATCGTCAATACGGCGTCAATCGCTGGCCGCCAGGGCTATGCCGAGTTTGCGCCCTATTGCGCCAGCAAGGCGTCGGTAATCTCGCTCACCCAGGCCAGTGCCCGCGAGTTTGCCAAGCACAAGATTACAGTCAATGCATTTGCCCCCGGCGTGGTGGTGACGCCGCTCTGGGATGGCCTCGAACAGGACATGATCGAAAAAGGAGTCATCAAGGCGAAGGGTGAGTTTATCGAGAGCTTCTCGTCCAGCATCCTCCTGGGCTTCCCCTCGAAACCGGTCGACCTCGCGGGTATCGCAGCGTTCCTGGCCTCGGCAGATTCGGACTACATCACCGGCCAGGTCATCATGTCCGATGGCGGCATGATCCTTGTGTGA
- a CDS encoding substrate-binding domain-containing protein has protein sequence MKSLKTKLALAAATALLALGSSGIANAENPSWCGPKEASLALLDGYGGNSWRQVTTASGKQTASLCPSITKYEYADGQGDTQKSISDIKSMAAKGIDALVVFGDAGPAVLPAITSVFKSGKVIVPYRVDVGGKEGENYTKFIGASFVNDGENWGKWIKGILPSGGNMLFLSGPAGNSQGLDELKGLRNVLGPEYKFVNPEPFAVTNWDPALTQKVLTAEIAKNEKIDVIISDFGPSLVGALPLFNKQGKSIPALATSDGNSLACFWEDMKATNPDFKLFTVATGNDNVRLAVMHAVAAVTGGTPPAENIFQAPMYEDSVSGKPNPVTCRKDLPGAIYLSSELPDEEQAKAVGGQ, from the coding sequence ATGAAGTCTCTGAAAACGAAATTGGCCCTTGCTGCAGCCACAGCATTGCTCGCACTTGGAAGTTCAGGCATCGCCAACGCCGAGAATCCCTCTTGGTGCGGCCCCAAGGAAGCATCGCTGGCGCTTCTCGACGGCTATGGCGGCAATTCCTGGCGCCAGGTAACCACCGCGTCGGGCAAGCAAACCGCTTCACTCTGCCCCAGCATCACCAAGTATGAATATGCCGACGGACAGGGCGACACCCAGAAGTCCATCTCGGACATCAAGTCCATGGCAGCCAAAGGCATCGACGCGCTCGTAGTCTTCGGTGACGCAGGCCCCGCTGTTCTCCCTGCCATCACCTCCGTCTTCAAGTCAGGCAAGGTGATCGTGCCGTACCGCGTCGACGTGGGCGGCAAGGAAGGCGAGAACTACACCAAGTTCATCGGCGCATCCTTCGTGAATGACGGCGAAAACTGGGGCAAGTGGATAAAGGGCATCCTGCCGAGCGGCGGCAACATGCTCTTCCTCTCGGGCCCTGCTGGCAACAGCCAGGGACTCGACGAACTGAAGGGCCTGCGCAACGTGCTTGGCCCTGAATACAAGTTCGTGAACCCTGAGCCCTTCGCTGTCACCAATTGGGACCCGGCGCTGACGCAAAAGGTCCTCACGGCCGAAATCGCCAAGAACGAGAAGATCGACGTGATCATCTCCGACTTCGGCCCGTCGCTGGTTGGCGCTCTGCCGCTCTTCAACAAGCAGGGCAAGTCCATCCCGGCGCTGGCTACTTCCGACGGCAACTCGCTTGCCTGCTTCTGGGAAGACATGAAGGCCACCAATCCGGACTTCAAGCTCTTCACAGTCGCGACCGGCAACGACAACGTCCGTCTCGCAGTGATGCACGCCGTTGCAGCAGTGACGGGCGGCACGCCTCCGGCTGAGAACATCTTCCAGGCCCCGATGTATGAAGACTCGGTATCGGGCAAGCCGAACCCCGTGACGTGCCGCAAGGATCTTCCTGGTGCCATCTACCTCTCGTCCGAACTCCCTGACGAAGAGCAGGCCAAGGCGGTTGGCGGTCAGTAA
- a CDS encoding SDR family oxidoreductase has protein sequence MARHALIAGVSGIIGRHLAEHLMATKGWSVTGISRHKHDLPKGVKHVAVDLTDEDAVKAALKRVNPTAVFITTWLRQPTEAENCRVNAGMVRNLLGAMDGKKIKHVALVTGLKHYMGPFEAYAKSKMVTPFREEQPRLPYQNFYYDQEDELYAAAEKQGFSWSVHRPHTLIGYTVGNQMNMAATLGAYAAICKETGRPFVFPGSPQQYEAVVDITDGRIMAKHLLWAATKPAARNEAFNIVNGEVFRWNWMWPKLAAHFGITAAEYPGHAQPLEKQMAGMEPVWDKIVAKHGLQKNPLSSVASWWHSDADLGRVIENFTDMTKSRDKGFTAYQNSVRSFTDAFDRLRAAKVLP, from the coding sequence ATGGCCCGCCATGCACTCATCGCCGGTGTTTCCGGCATTATCGGCCGCCATTTGGCGGAACACCTGATGGCCACGAAGGGCTGGTCGGTGACCGGCATCTCGCGCCACAAGCATGATCTGCCGAAGGGTGTGAAGCATGTGGCCGTCGACCTCACTGACGAAGACGCTGTGAAGGCGGCGCTGAAGCGGGTGAATCCGACGGCCGTTTTCATCACGACGTGGCTCCGCCAGCCTACTGAAGCGGAGAACTGCCGGGTCAATGCCGGCATGGTGCGCAATCTTCTCGGCGCCATGGACGGGAAGAAGATCAAGCACGTCGCGCTGGTGACGGGTCTCAAACATTACATGGGTCCGTTCGAGGCCTACGCCAAGTCGAAGATGGTGACGCCTTTCCGCGAGGAGCAGCCGCGCCTTCCCTACCAGAACTTCTACTACGATCAGGAGGACGAGCTTTATGCCGCCGCCGAGAAGCAGGGCTTCTCGTGGTCGGTGCACCGCCCGCACACGCTGATCGGCTACACCGTCGGCAACCAGATGAACATGGCGGCCACGCTCGGCGCCTATGCCGCCATCTGCAAGGAAACTGGCCGTCCGTTCGTCTTCCCGGGCTCGCCGCAGCAATATGAGGCCGTGGTGGATATCACTGATGGCCGCATCATGGCCAAGCACCTCCTGTGGGCCGCCACCAAGCCTGCAGCGCGCAATGAGGCCTTCAACATCGTCAACGGCGAGGTTTTCCGCTGGAACTGGATGTGGCCGAAGCTCGCCGCTCATTTCGGTATTACCGCCGCCGAATATCCCGGCCATGCCCAACCGCTGGAGAAGCAGATGGCCGGGATGGAGCCGGTTTGGGACAAGATCGTCGCCAAGCACGGCCTGCAAAAGAACCCGCTCTCCTCGGTTGCCTCGTGGTGGCATTCCGATGCCGATCTCGGCCGCGTTATCGAGAACTTCACCGACATGACCAAGAGCCGCGACAAAGGCTTCACCGCCTACCAGAACTCGGTCAGATCCTTCACCGACGCATTTGACCGCCTGCGCGCAGCGAAGGTTTTGCCCTGA
- a CDS encoding ABC transporter permease: MLVACIIFAPSSVSFGALSGSLPFAAIIAIVGLGQLLVVQQGGFDLSLPGAVSLAVVQATHYPQQDNALLLPAVMIAVCFALGAGMLNGFLVSFFRLNAIIATIGVNALMYGLVFAVSGGTPSITTDLLAEIAAGEFLNLPNSVWFALAALLVVTFVLKKSVVGRRFEAVGANPLAARAAGLAVRRHQCMAYVYAQLLYCLAGTLIAGITREPTAFQGDSLLLPSVAVVVLGGTSLLGGRGFPVSTVVAAFFLNQLSQFALAVGVPYSAQTIIQALALGFGIGVYSFRWTVSQGKATEPKKVEEKP, encoded by the coding sequence CTGCTTGTTGCGTGCATCATCTTCGCACCATCGAGCGTGTCGTTCGGCGCGCTTTCGGGGAGCCTGCCCTTTGCCGCGATCATTGCCATTGTGGGTCTGGGGCAGTTGCTCGTGGTGCAACAGGGAGGATTTGATCTCTCGCTTCCCGGTGCGGTCTCCTTGGCCGTGGTGCAGGCGACACATTATCCACAGCAGGACAATGCATTGCTGCTGCCAGCGGTGATGATTGCAGTCTGCTTCGCGCTTGGCGCCGGCATGCTCAACGGGTTTTTGGTCAGCTTCTTCAGGCTGAATGCCATCATCGCCACGATCGGCGTGAATGCATTGATGTATGGACTCGTCTTTGCCGTTTCGGGCGGCACGCCTTCCATCACTACCGATCTTCTTGCGGAGATTGCAGCGGGCGAGTTCCTGAATTTGCCAAACTCGGTATGGTTTGCGCTCGCCGCCTTGCTTGTCGTCACCTTCGTTCTGAAGAAAAGCGTTGTTGGGCGCAGGTTTGAAGCCGTCGGAGCCAATCCGCTGGCGGCGCGGGCGGCGGGACTGGCGGTGCGCCGACATCAATGCATGGCCTACGTCTACGCGCAGCTCCTTTATTGCCTCGCGGGCACACTCATCGCGGGCATCACGCGCGAGCCGACGGCGTTTCAGGGTGACTCGCTCCTGTTACCCTCGGTGGCAGTTGTGGTGCTGGGCGGTACATCCCTTCTCGGCGGGCGGGGTTTTCCCGTCTCCACCGTCGTCGCCGCATTTTTCCTGAACCAATTGAGCCAGTTCGCACTCGCAGTCGGAGTGCCGTATTCGGCCCAAACCATCATCCAGGCCTTGGCTCTGGGTTTTGGCATCGGGGTTTACTCGTTCCGTTGGACGGTAAGCCAAGGCAAAGCGACTGAACCAAAGAAAGTGGAGGAAAAACCATGA
- a CDS encoding Gfo/Idh/MocA family oxidoreductase, whose product MANSGPVNVAMIGLGWWGKKMTAVLQKAGDDIRIVCAAEPNPAGEEFARANGFAHYPTIREALAHPGVEAVILATPHSLHDEQIRMAVAAKKHIFCEKPLALTRKGAEFAVKACARNKLVLGMGHERRWEPPVANMLAMAKNGELGRIQQVEGNFSHDKFTTLDRKNWRLNQKEAPVGGMTATGIHLTDLAAALLGEARDLRVSCEKLSSKIPQGDTMSVHIRFKKGGTAYVSASLAMPFISRFAVFGSKGWIEIRDKAHVEAPAGWVVTSAKAGGPITVTEVPPAEPVKDNLVAFAHAVRRKAAYPITGKDLVTNIAILEAIIKSAAKDGAVVKL is encoded by the coding sequence ATGGCGAACTCCGGGCCTGTGAATGTTGCCATGATCGGCCTCGGCTGGTGGGGCAAGAAGATGACCGCGGTGCTGCAGAAGGCGGGCGATGATATCAGGATCGTCTGCGCTGCCGAGCCCAATCCGGCGGGCGAGGAATTCGCCAGGGCAAACGGCTTCGCCCATTACCCCACAATTCGCGAGGCGCTGGCCCATCCCGGCGTCGAGGCGGTCATCCTCGCGACGCCTCACTCTCTGCACGACGAGCAGATCCGCATGGCGGTAGCGGCGAAGAAGCACATCTTCTGCGAAAAGCCGCTGGCACTCACCCGCAAGGGTGCGGAGTTTGCAGTCAAGGCCTGTGCCCGCAACAAACTGGTACTCGGCATGGGCCACGAACGCCGCTGGGAGCCACCGGTCGCAAATATGCTCGCGATGGCAAAGAACGGTGAACTCGGCCGCATCCAGCAGGTCGAGGGCAACTTCAGCCACGACAAGTTCACCACGCTGGACAGGAAGAACTGGCGCCTGAACCAAAAGGAAGCGCCGGTGGGCGGCATGACCGCCACGGGCATCCACCTCACCGACCTCGCCGCGGCACTTCTCGGCGAGGCCCGCGACCTCCGCGTGTCCTGCGAGAAACTTTCGTCAAAGATCCCGCAGGGCGACACCATGAGCGTCCATATCCGCTTCAAGAAGGGCGGCACGGCCTATGTCTCGGCCTCGCTCGCCATGCCCTTCATCTCACGCTTCGCTGTCTTCGGCTCGAAGGGCTGGATCGAGATCCGCGACAAGGCCCACGTGGAAGCGCCTGCGGGCTGGGTCGTCACCTCCGCCAAGGCGGGTGGCCCCATCACCGTGACCGAGGTGCCGCCGGCAGAACCGGTGAAGGACAACCTCGTCGCCTTCGCCCACGCGGTCCGCCGCAAGGCCGCTTACCCGATCACGGGCAAGGACCTCGTCACCAACATCGCAATTCTCGAAGCCATCATCAAATCCGCCGCCAAGGATGGCGCGGTCGTGAAACTCTAG